TATCAATTTTGTCCGACCTCTGCCAAAAGAAAATAACGCTTTTAGAGTAGCTCATAACCTAGATGGTAAATTTGTGGTGCTATACTCTGGCAACATTGCCCTCACTCAAGGTTTAGAAACTGTTGTAACAGCCGCTTCTTTGTTACGCCATATTCCAGAAATAACCTTTGTGATTGTAGGGGAAGCAAAAGGTTTGCAGCGGTTACAAATGGCTTGCACCGAATCCGGTGCTGATAATGTTTTGCTACTACCTTTTCAACCTCGCGAAAGTTTACCAGAATTGTTGGCAGCGGCTGATGTGGGTTTAGTGGTGCAAAAGAAAAATGTTATATCTTTTAACATGCCATCGAAAATCCAAATATTGCTCGGCAGTGGTCGGGCAGTGGTAGGATCAGTGCCCAGTAATGGCACAGCAGCTAGAGCTATTAAACAAAGTGCTGGTGGAGTGGTTGTTCCTCCAGAAAAACCTGAAGCTTTAGCAAAGGCGATTTTAGATTTGTACAACAACCCAGAAAAAGTAAAAACCTTAGGGTGTAATAGTCGCAAGTTTGCAGTTGAGCAGTATGCTTTTGAACAAGCATTAACTCGCTACGAGTCTTTGTTCTACTCAGTGCTCGCTGAAGATTCAACAATTGAGCCACTTGTCAATTCCTTTGCCCAAAAACGTCTCCTCCTCAGACCAAAGGAATCTAGATAGTAAAACTTCGTTAGAATAAAGTTATCTATTCATCACTCAAGTCGATGACTGCAACAAGCCTCCATTGTCAACAGGATTGCCTTTATGCGCGAAAAAGTCTTAACCTGGTTAACACAGAATGTTCCAACTCCCAGAGTGAACCACATTCTCAGAGTTGAGCAAATGGCAATGGATCTCGCAGTTCATTACAAAGTGGATCGAGAAAAAGCTGCACACGCCGGGTTAATGCACGATTTAGCAAAATGTTTTAAACCACAAAAACTTTTGCAAATGGCACACGAAGAGGGATTGGAAGTAGACGAAGTGATGGCAGCAAATCCCCATTTGTTGCATGCAGACGTAAGCGCGATCGTCGCAAGAGAGACATTCGGCGTAGACGATGAAGAAGTGTTACAAGCTATTGCCAATCACACTTTAGGTAGACCAGGCATGAGTCAGCTGTGCTCTATCGTGTTTTTAGCTGATAGCATAGAGCCAGGACGAGGCGATACCCCACAATTGCAATCATTAAGGCAACTTAGCCGTCAAAATATTCATCAGGCTGTGGCTTTGACCTGTGACTTTACTCTCAAATTATTGCTTGAGAGTTCTTGTTTGATCCATCCGCGAGTCATCCTCACACGTAACTGGTTCCTACAAAAATGGAAAGCCAAACAGCCGATTGTACAAAAAACCGTATAGATGCCTGTTTTTTTTGTTAGTATTCAAAAAAACCAATTCTCACAGTTGCAATTTAATTGTAGTTCACGAGTCATTGTAAAAAATTGTTAAAAAAAAAGAGAGCAGCTGAGGTTTAATGTCTGATTATTTCCCAAGCAATTTCCCAAGACAATCGATCGCAGTGACAAACAATCTAGTAGGAAGCCCACAGGTTGACACCAACGATGTGAGTGGAAAGATCGCATTGAAGGTCGCCGAAGCGGCATCAGACCGCAAAGCAGGTGATATATTACTGCTAAAGGTAGCAGATGTCTGTTACCTGGCAGATTACTTTGTGCTGGTGACGGGCTATTCGAGAGTACAGGTGAGAGCGATCGCCGAGGCAATTGAAGAAAAAGTCAAACAAGAATTGCAAAGGCGTCCCTTACGAGTAGAAGGAAAATCTGAGGCTTCCTGGGTGGCGCAAGACTATGGGGAAGTCATTGTTCATATCATGTTGCCAAAAGAACGGGAGTTTTATAATCTAGAAGCGTTTTGGGGACATGCAGAACGTATCGAGTTTTCAACTTCCGTAGATGGTGAGGGTAAACCAACATGATGAAATCTTCGGTCTCAAATTGCCCAGTTCCCTCTGAACAGCAACCACTTAATGAGTACGAAGAGTTAAAATCCTCCTGGCTGTTTCGCGACTGTACCTTAAATTTGCGCGAGTATATCACAAAAATAGCGTGGATTTGGGGAATATCGTGGTTGGTGGCATTCCCAGTCGCAGCAGCAAGCTTTGCCCCACATAAGCAGAGTGCACAGTTTATTATCAGCAGTATAGCAGGATCAAGTGTGGGAGTCGTGCTAGTAGTAGCACGGCTATATTTGGGCTGGTCTTATATCCGCGATCGCCTGATGAGTCCAATCATCTTTTACGAAGAGTCGGGATGGTATGACGGTCAAAATTGGATGAAACCACAGGAAGTGCTGACACGCGATCGCCTGATTGTTTCATACTCTATAAAACCAATTATAACTCGGTTAAAAATGACCTTTGCTGGCTTGGCTGTATTGTTCGTTGCTGGTACGATAGTTTGGCACCTAGTGTAATCGTCATCAGTCATCAGTCATGAGTCATTTGTTATTTACAAAAGACTAAAGACAAAAGACTAAAGACAAAGGACAAAATTATGGTAAATTTCTACCCATGACAATGGGAAAACGAACACAAGCCGCCGCATTAGAAGTCAGGTTATTGCGTGAAGGCATTATAGAATCAAAGCATATCGTCCAAGCCGTCGTCTGTGATGATCGAGGACGAGTGCTATCGGTTGCTGGAAACGCTGAAACTGCAACATTTGTTCGTTCGGCGCTCAAACCATTTCAGGCGATCGCAGTAACCAGCACAGGCACTTTAGAACGCTATAACCTAAGCGATAAAGACCTAGCGATTATGACAAGTTCCCATAGAGGAACAATAGAGCAAGTCAGACAGGCATTTAATATACTTTGGCGAGCTGATGTCGATCCTTCAGCACTCCAATGTCCAATCCCAGAAGGTAAGTACAGTCGTTTGGAATACAATTGTTCTGGCAAACACGCAGGCATGCTCGCCGTTTGTCAACAATGCAATTGGTCCTTAAATAACTACTTGCAGCGAAAACACCCAGTGCAGCAGTTAATTCTCACCAAAGTATCAGAATTGCTGCGAATGCCAGCAGAGGAATTCATCAATGCTCATGATGACTGTGGCGCGCCTACATATTTGATGCAACTCGGTCAAATGGCGTCATTGTATGCTCAGCTTGCTTCTCGTAGCAGTTTGGACATAGAGCGTATTGTCCGTGCCATGACGCATCACTCCGTGATGGTGGCAGGAGAGGGAGAATTAGATACAGAACTGATGCGTTTAGCCCTTGGAGATGTCGTCAGTAAAGCTGGTGCTGAAGGAGTACAGTGCATTGCCAGATTGGGTGAGGGCATGGGATTGGCAATTAAAGTGATGGACGGAGCAAAGCGAGCAAAGTATGCCGTTGCCATTCACCTACTCAAGCAGTTGGGCTGGATTACTCCCAGCGTTGCCGAAGCCCTGTCAGAAAAATTCATGAACCTCGGTAAATACAAGCGTTTAGAAGTTATTGGAGAATTATCGATTTTATAGTTGCCAAATTTCTGACTATAGTGTTATAGTTAGGAAGACGAAGAGACGACGCGGGATAGAGCAGCCTGGTAGCTCGTCGGGCTCATAACCCGAAGGTCAGTGGTTCAAATCCACTTCCCGCCACCAAATAAAAGATAAAGCAAATCCCTACAATTGTAAAAAGTTGTAGGGATTTGTTATTGAAAAGTCAGATGCAACTTAAACTTGTCACGAATGGGATGTACTCGTCTTGGTAGAAATGTAATGTGAGGGCATTGTTATTTTTTCAGATAACTCAGATAACAATGCTTTATTTCTAAATTTGAATGTATGTTTTCAATTTACAATTACTAGAAAGACGAAACAGGTCATGGGCAGCAATCAACCACCAGCGAACAATCAGCCACAGGTTATCCTTATTACTGGGAATATGGCTGCCGGAAAATCTAGCGTTGCCCAGGCAGTTGCCGAGCAGTTGCCGAAAAGCGTGCATCTTCGTGGTGATATCTTCCGTCGCATGATCGTGAATGGGCAAGCGGAGATGACGCTTGAACTGTCAGCACAGGGGTATCAGCAACTCCGTCTGCGATACCGCCTCGCGGCGATGGCGGCAGAACTTTACCTGCAGGCTGGCTTTACGGTAGTCTATCAAGACATCATTATTGGTTCAGAGCTTAGCGAGGTCATCACCTATTATCACGATACCCCTGTGTCAGTTATCGTCTTATGTCCGAGACCGGATGTCGTGGCGGCGCGGGATACTGCACGTGAGAAGACGGGCTACGCCAACGAAGAAATGGTGCATGCGTTCGACCACGTTTTACGCACCGAGACACCACGACTCGGCTACTGGTTGGATACGTCCGATCTCACCGTTGCACAGACGGCTGATCATATCCTCAAACATCTTCCGCAAGCGGCTGTCCCGCTGCACTCAAGCAACGAGTAAACGTCACCGGCGTTGCCGACGAACATCACGTCAGAGTATCAGCCACTTGGTTCAAAGCTCCAAAACCAGCAGATGCTACTCTCATCTATAGACAATCTGAAGACGAAATATCCAAGCGAGCAAGAAGTTCCACCTTCACAGCATTTGAGAGGCTTTTACTGCAAAGCTGGCTGGATCGAAGCTCTCTACATTGATAATTTTCGTATTCACGAAAGACATTGCTATTCGTACACCGAGAATTCTTGGCATCACGAGTTACTTGTCCCATAGCATTAAGGTTGCTGACAGCGGTTTTCATATGAATAGACCACAAATCGTAGGGTGGGCATTGCTCAGAAAAGCCGATGAGATATTATAGCCGTTGCCAGGTAGATTAGGACATGAACTCATGAAAAAATATGGACATTACGAGACTTTCAAACTTCTTGACGAGTTAAGCATTTCCTGTTCCCTGTTCCCTGTTCCCTGTTCCCTGTTCCCTACGTCCTAATAGAGTTGGCTATAGCTATAATGAGCAATGCCCACCAGATCTGAAAACCGCTGTCAGGAGTATGTGAAGTAAAAAAGCCACCCAGAAAGGATGAGTGGCTCAGCTTATGCGATTTATGCGCTCAGATAGCGCTAATAGACCGTTCGCACCCTTGCGGTAAGCCGAAGAGTGCGTTTACGACTCAGGAATTAAACATCGTAATAGAGGGCAAATTCGTAGGGATGAGGACGTAACCGCATGGGGTTAACTTCATTATCTAACTTGTAAGAAATCCAAGTTTCAAGGAAGTCTTCGGTGAACACGCCTGATTCTGTTAAGAAAGCGTGGTCTTTCTCCAGTGCTTCCAATGCTAGTTCCAAAGAACCCGGAGTTGAAGGAACTTTCGCCAGTTCTTCAGGAGAAAGTTCATAAATATTCTTATCCAGAGGTTCACCTGGGTCGATTTTGTTCTTAATTCCATCTATTCCGGCACACAGCATCGCAGCAAATGCGAGGTAGGGGTTAGAAGTCGCATCAGGACAACGGAACTCCAACCGCTTGGCTTTGGGGTTAGTACCAGACAAAGGAATACGGATAGAAGCAGAACGGTTACCTTGGGAATAAGCCAAGTTTACAGGTGCTTCATAACCGGGTACCAAGCGCTTGTAAGAGTTGGTGGTGGGGTTAGTAATTGCTAGCAGTGCTGGTGCATGCTTGAGGATACCGCCAATGTAGTGCAACGCCATTTCACTCAAGCCAGCGTATTTATCTCCAGCAAACAGCGGTTGACCATCTTTCCAAATGGACTGGTGGGTGTGCATTCCAGAACCGTTATCGCCAAAAATTGGCTTAGGCATGAAGGTGACGGTCTTGCCATACTTCTTGGCTACGTTCTTGATGACATATTTATAAGTCATCAGCCAGTCAGCTGCTTCAATCAACTTACCAAACTTGAAGCCCAATTCGCACTGTCCACCAGTGGCTACTTCGTGGTGTTGCTTTTCAATTGGTACTCCGCACTTTGCCATTGTCAGCAGCATTTCTGTGCGAATATCCTGGAAAGTATCCGTAGGGGGAACTGGGAAGTAACCCTGTTTGAAGGGAGGTTTGTAACCCAGGTTAGGACCTTCTTCTTTGCCAGAATTCCAACGACCTTCAACTGAGTCTACGTAGTAGTAGCCTTGGTGCGCCGTTTGGTCAAAGCGGACATCATCAAAAATGAAAAATTCAGCTTCTGGACCAAAGAAAGCTGTTTCACCAAGACCAGTGGAAACTAAATAATCTATTGCTTTCTGGGCAATAACACGAGGACAACGGCTGTACCACTCACCTGTCCGTGGTTCCTTAATGCTACAAATGATACTCAGAGTTGGTTCTTGCATGAAAGGGTCGATCCAGGCAGTGTTTGGATCGAGTACCATCGACATGTCTGATTCATTGATGGTTTTCCAACCCCGGATACTAGAACCGTCGAAAGGTACGCCGTCTGTAAAGGAACTTTCATCGATTTGGTTATGGAAAAGCGTCAGGTGCTGCCAAATTCCTGGGGTATCGATGAATTTCAGATCAATCATCTGAATGTTATTGTCCTGAATCTGCTTCAGAACTTCTTGTGGGGTTGTCATGGTTACTCCTTAATCTGCCGATTTTTTAATAGTAAGACCAGAGTGTTCAAAGCATGTTGACCCCGCTTGTAAATCCACATCCATGAGCCACCTGCAATATCGTAAAGATTTGAATTTGGATGATTTTGTATTTTTTGTTACAAAATGTCAAGTTAAAAGATTATCTTTAACCTTTCCTTAACTAGTTTCACAAAAGTAGACAGTTGATCTCGCAGGGGTCAACTTTGGCATAGAATCCATAATTAGCGCTATAGATTGTTTTTGTGCTGGGGCTTTTTTTACAAGAGGCATAAATGCTAAAAGCAGTCAGATTAATATCAAACCATAGAAAGGATTAATTAGGAGAAAAAGAAATGCGGGATGCAGTAACCGGTTTAATTAAGAATTATGACGTTGCAGGTCGGTATTTCGACCGGAATGCCATTGACAGCCTTAAGTCTTACTTTCTAAGCGGTACCGCACGTGTGCAAGCAGCAGCGGCTATCAATTCAAATGCGGCGATAATTGTCAAGCAGGCTGGTTCTCAATTATTTGATGAACTGCCAGAGTTGATTCGCCCAGGTGGAAATGCCTACACCACTCGTCGTTATGCGGCTTGTTTGCGCGATATGGACTACTACCTACGCTATGCTAGCTATGCTCTTGTTGCTGGTAGTATGGATGTCTTAGATGAACGGGTGCTGCAAGGACTACGGGAAACTTACAATTCTTTGGGAGTGCCTATTGGTCCAACAGTTCGTGGTATCCAGATTATGAAGGAAATTGCGAAAGAGCAAGCGGCTGCAGCAGGTGTGACAGATACTTCCTTTGTCGATGAGCCATTTGACTACATGACTGAAGAGTTTAGCGAAACAGATGTTTAACAGTTATCAGTTATCAGTGAGCCAGCGCAGCAGGAGGGTCTCCAACGCCAGATACCTCTGTCGGGAAACCCTCCTATGGCACAAAGTGCCACGCTACGCTATCAGTACTGGCTCCTCCGTAGGCGACTGCGTTAGCGCAGCGGAACCGGAGGTTCTCCCCGAAGGGTTATCAGTTGCTTGATAACTGTTCACTGTTAACTGTTCACTGATTGAAATTGCTCTGTCAGTTTTTAAATCAGGCGAGTTTCCCTGAGGTAACTCGCTTTTTTCCACCTTCGCGATGCATACCGCACTAAAGCTGAAAATTCGCCACAATAGAAAGTGCCAACGATTGAGGCGCTGGTTATGGAAGAATTACTAGAGTTAAAAGATTTGTTGCTCAAAGGTGATGTACCAGGAGCGTTGGTCATCGTCGAAGAATTAGAAGAGATGAGCCGTAACGATATAATCAAGACAATTCGTAGCTACGCGATAATTCTGCTGTTGCATCTGATTAAACAGCAAGCCGAAAATCGTACAACTCGCTCTTGGGATGTCTCTATTCGTAATTCAGTTCGCGAAATTCAAAGAGAGAATAAGCGTCGTAAAGCAGGAGGTTTTTATTTAACTCCTGAAGAATTGGTGGAAACCCTGCAAGAAGCGTACTTAAATGCTATCGATGAGGCAACCCTCGAAGTAGAAGAGGGACGTTATCAACCAGAAGAATTAGAACAACTGGTTGATCGAGAAAAAATTATAAATAGTGCATTAAATTTAATAAAACCACAATAGATAAAGATAATTGGTTAAAAAACGACTCGACACTCTATTAGTAGAACTCAATTTAAGTTCGTCTCGCGCCTTAGCACAGCGCTTTATCCAAGCGGGAGAAGTCACGGTTAATGGTCAGATAATTGACAAGCCAGGTACGGAAGTTGATATTGCGGCTCAAATTCAAATTAAGGAGCGATCGCGCTTTGTTTCCCGAGGCGGCGAAAAGTTAGCAAAAGCATTGGAAGTCTTTGCTATTCCTGTAGAAGGACGAATTTGTTTTGATGGTGGTATCTCCACAGGTGGCTTCACTGATTGCTTGCTGCAAGCTGGGGCAAAGCTGGTTTATGGGGTTGACGTTGGTTATGGACAAGTTGACTGGCGTCTGCGAAATGATTCTCGCGTGGTTTTGAAGGAACGCACCAATTTACGGTATTTGACACCAGAACAGTTATATGTTATACTCTCCCGAACTTCTAAAGGGGGGGAATATGCTGATTTGGCGGTGGTTGATGTGTCGTTTATTTCCTTAACCAAGATTTTGCCTGCTTTGTGGCAGCTGCTGCAATCTCCTCGGGAGGCTGTATTGTTAGTGAAACCCCAATTTGAAGTGGGAAAAAACCGCGTTGGTAAAAAAGGCGTTGTGCGTGACTCTAAAGACCAAGCCGAGGCAATTTTTCAGGTGTTGCAAGCGGCTGGTGAATTAGGATGGAAGTACAAAGGTTTGACTTGGTCACCTCTTACTGGTCCTGCTGGGAATATCGAGTATTTATTGTGGCTGGGTATGGAAAGTGAAACTCCACCCCCTGATTTAGAAGTCCTACAACAAATGACTCAATCTGCAGCATCTGAACTTCGAGACAAATAACCTCTTGGCGTCCTTGGCACGCCAGTTGCTACCCCAAATATCCCCCTAACTCTTGCCGCAAACGATACAAAATCGTATTTGGTTCCACTTCAGCTAAGATTTCTTTAATAACTGTACTCGCTCCCAATTGTCCCCAAGAACAGCCTTTTTCTAAATAGACTTGTGCTGCTTTTCCCACAGTATATGCTCCGTAGCCTGCGATACCAGCTTGCGTCATTGCAGTTCCCGCATAAGCAGTGATATTTATTGGGTTTTCTCCAGAAGCAATTGCAGCTGTACTCTTACCCAAACCTAACAGGAAACTGCTACCTAGTTCTCCCAGCAGTAAGCCACCAGAGCTTAATAAAATCGTTTTTAAAAAATTTCCTGCTTCGTACCCAGTCATTGGTAAGCCGTACAGGCGTGCAAGTGAGCGAATCAAAGCTAAATCGGCAACTGTTCCGCCTAGAACATCTAACAAGGGGATGGGATTTAGTCCTACTGCTAAAGCTTTGTATTTGGTAAATCGCCAAATCAGGTCTTCTGCTTGTTGTTGGCGAAAGTCGATGGTTTTTTGGGCGATCGCCTCTTGTGCATCTCGTGCTTGGATGAGTGCGTTTAAAGCAAGAAGCGATCGCCCCTCACGATTGAGAATTTTAAGAATTGTTTCTTTTAATTCGTCTATTTGTGGTGGTGGAGTCTCCCATTCATGTGCGACACTACCATCAGACCATTCAACCCGTACTTCCATCGGTGCAGGTTCCGCCGCCACCATCACAATTTCATCAGGTTTTAAGGGTTTTCCCTGGGGATTTCCTGCACCCAACTGTTGTAAATTATTGTAAATTGTTGTTTTGTCTGTATCTGGGTAAAGGTCTATTTTGTTGAACACCAAAATTAAAGGTTTTTGTGCTTGACGCAATTCACACAGCATCTCGTACTCAGTGCGAGTGATATCACCAGATACGACAAAGAGAATCAAATCTGCCTGACGCACGACTTCTCGCGCCATTTGTGCCCGAGATGCACCCTCAATTTCATCTAATCCTGGTGTATCAATTAACTCCACCTGCACCTTACCACCAGGATTCCAGCGTACAGAACGGGGGTACTGAGTCACACCGTTAAGAGGACCAGTTTGTAAAATCTTTTGTCCCAGTAAAGCATTCAACACCGCTGACTTTCCACGACTCACCAAACCAAAAACAGCAATACGAACCAGGTTATAGTCTAGTTTGTTAAGTGTCGAGGTCAAAAGTTCCAATTCTGGTTTGACCAAACCTGCTAATTGTGAGTTTGATGACGACTGTCCCGGTTTACGAAGATTTCCATACCAAGACAGCGCAAGGCTTAGACTAGCACGCGCACGGTTTAAGTGAGTTTCTTGGACGTTCTTTGACACTGGATTTATTTGAGTCAATACTATACCAATTTTATATTTTGCGAAAAGTTTTGAGACTGATTTTGGATTGGAAACATCAAGCTAACAGCCGACTCCTAATCGCAAAATACGGGTATCGTTAGGTTTAATGGCAGGAGTGCAATCTATTGCTACAAGGTAAGTAGAAAATTAAAGATACCAAATTACCACTCATCTTGTACTGGGGTTTTTAGCGGCTAAATTTAGTCTCTATCAAATTATTCAGGAGTTTCCAAAGTTGGTTCATACTGCAAATAGTTGGTTGTTTGCATTATAGCTACGATTAGTCTGATTTGGAGACTGTTAGATTTTCAGTCTCGGTTTTTTTTGCGATCTGTTTTTGCGATCTGTGTTTCTTCTTAATTTCAGCAGAAAAATATAACGTAAGGGTGACGACTAATTTTTTTTGTTTTAGGATTATGTTTAAAGCGGCTACATTACTTGAAAATGAGGAAAAATAGTACATCCAAATGTAAATATAGATTCATTAATGAATTTCCTTTAGTTCCCTTTTAACTTTCTACATTAAATTATTTTGAGGTTTCACATATGAGCAGCTTTCATTCCAGGAAGGCACCAAAATGGTTGAAACATTTTATCACCAACGCCAACAATTCATTAACAGGAAAATATAATTTATATAGGGGTAAAAAACTTAATTTTTTAAAAGTCATTTTGATACTCGAAACGTCAGTTCTTCCAACAATTCTTCCTTGGGTAATCTTTTGTGGCATGTATGGATTTATTGTAACAATATTATGCAAGCGTTTTGATTTTTTTAATGGCTTCACAAATAAGAATGGTGTTCTTACAAATGCTATTTTTGCTTTCAATATTGGTTTTAGTTTGTTATTGGTATTCCGGACAAATACAGCGAATGAGCGGTTTTGGGAAGGTCGTAAACTTTGGGGTTCTTTAGTTAATGCAACTCGTAACCTGGCTCAGGGAATTTATGTAATAGTTAAAGAGAAATCACATAAAGATAAAGTTAAAAAAGAGGCAACAATTCGGCTATTAGTTGCTTTCGCTGTCGCGATGAAGTTACATCTTAGGGCAGAACCTTTGGACGAGCAGTTAGCGTCCTTAATTTCCGAAATGCAGTATTTAAAACTTAAAGAAACTCATCATCCTCCTTTACAAATTTCCTTATGGATTAGAGATTATTTGCAGTATCAACACGAGCATAATTCTCTAGATATTTATCAGTTGACTGCCTTACATAACTTGGTGAATGAGTTAGTAGATATTTTGGGTGGCTGTGAACGCATTTTAAAAACTCCAATGCCTTTGATATATAGTATTGTACTAAAACAATTATTATTAATTTTCTGTCTAGTATTGCCTCTTGAAATAGTCGGTGATTTAGGTTGGTGGACTGGTATCGTTACGGCTTTTATCACGTTCATTTTATTAAGTATTGAAGAAATTGGCTCAGAAATCGAAGAGCCTTTCGGGCACGATCCCAGTGATCTACCGTTAGATGTGATTTGCAATACAATCCAACGAAATCTTGAAGAGTTAATTAGCCTCGCTCCTAGTAGTAATGAGTTTGACTGGCGAGCTTAAGACTATAAACTGAAAATTATCAAATCTTTAATGCGCGTAGGGGCTTGTACCCTTTATACTCCTTACTCAGCCTTCCTATAACCTTCAACAGCAGCAACTGTGACATTAATAAACGGATTATCAAGCACTTCCTTAAACGCCTCAATTAATGCAGCCTCAGTAGCACTGCGTAAACGTTGCCAGGTGGTTGGCTTGTCGTGCTTGATATGGGCTATTGCTTGATTGGCGATCGCTCGCTTTTCAGGTTCAGTAGTTGGATAAGTCACAGATAGTTGATTTAGCAATTCCTGAATCTCTTTCGCTGCTTCCGCCAGATTTTGTTTTTGTTCTGGCGCGTAGTTGTGTTGAATGCCAACTTGATCGTGCTGGATGGTAACATCTCCTGTGTTGACATTGCCAGGAGCTTGATTGAAATGAAAACTATTTTGGTATTTAGAAGTTTCTGACATAGTTTTAATCCTTGTTATTTAGTTGGTTGTGCTGAGTTCCAATTTGATTTCCG
This portion of the Brasilonema sennae CENA114 genome encodes:
- a CDS encoding AAA family ATPase gives rise to the protein MGSNQPPANNQPQVILITGNMAAGKSSVAQAVAEQLPKSVHLRGDIFRRMIVNGQAEMTLELSAQGYQQLRLRYRLAAMAAELYLQAGFTVVYQDIIIGSELSEVITYYHDTPVSVIVLCPRPDVVAARDTAREKTGYANEEMVHAFDHVLRTETPRLGYWLDTSDLTVAQTADHILKHLPQAAVPLHSSNE
- the rsfS gene encoding ribosome silencing factor, yielding MSDYFPSNFPRQSIAVTNNLVGSPQVDTNDVSGKIALKVAEAASDRKAGDILLLKVADVCYLADYFVLVTGYSRVQVRAIAEAIEEKVKQELQRRPLRVEGKSEASWVAQDYGEVIVHIMLPKEREFYNLEAFWGHAERIEFSTSVDGEGKPT
- a CDS encoding DUF29 family protein — translated: MEELLELKDLLLKGDVPGALVIVEELEEMSRNDIIKTIRSYAIILLLHLIKQQAENRTTRSWDVSIRNSVREIQRENKRRKAGGFYLTPEELVETLQEAYLNAIDEATLEVEEGRYQPEELEQLVDREKIINSALNLIKPQ
- the apcB gene encoding allophycocyanin subunit beta, encoding MRDAVTGLIKNYDVAGRYFDRNAIDSLKSYFLSGTARVQAAAAINSNAAIIVKQAGSQLFDELPELIRPGGNAYTTRRYAACLRDMDYYLRYASYALVAGSMDVLDERVLQGLRETYNSLGVPIGPTVRGIQIMKEIAKEQAAAAGVTDTSFVDEPFDYMTEEFSETDV
- a CDS encoding TlyA family RNA methyltransferase; the encoded protein is MVKKRLDTLLVELNLSSSRALAQRFIQAGEVTVNGQIIDKPGTEVDIAAQIQIKERSRFVSRGGEKLAKALEVFAIPVEGRICFDGGISTGGFTDCLLQAGAKLVYGVDVGYGQVDWRLRNDSRVVLKERTNLRYLTPEQLYVILSRTSKGGEYADLAVVDVSFISLTKILPALWQLLQSPREAVLLVKPQFEVGKNRVGKKGVVRDSKDQAEAIFQVLQAAGELGWKYKGLTWSPLTGPAGNIEYLLWLGMESETPPPDLEVLQQMTQSAASELRDK
- a CDS encoding GTP-binding protein, producing MTQINPVSKNVQETHLNRARASLSLALSWYGNLRKPGQSSSNSQLAGLVKPELELLTSTLNKLDYNLVRIAVFGLVSRGKSAVLNALLGQKILQTGPLNGVTQYPRSVRWNPGGKVQVELIDTPGLDEIEGASRAQMAREVVRQADLILFVVSGDITRTEYEMLCELRQAQKPLILVFNKIDLYPDTDKTTIYNNLQQLGAGNPQGKPLKPDEIVMVAAEPAPMEVRVEWSDGSVAHEWETPPPQIDELKETILKILNREGRSLLALNALIQARDAQEAIAQKTIDFRQQQAEDLIWRFTKYKALAVGLNPIPLLDVLGGTVADLALIRSLARLYGLPMTGYEAGNFLKTILLSSGGLLLGELGSSFLLGLGKSTAAIASGENPINITAYAGTAMTQAGIAGYGAYTVGKAAQVYLEKGCSWGQLGASTVIKEILAEVEPNTILYRLRQELGGYLG
- a CDS encoding asparaginase, with amino-acid sequence MTMGKRTQAAALEVRLLREGIIESKHIVQAVVCDDRGRVLSVAGNAETATFVRSALKPFQAIAVTSTGTLERYNLSDKDLAIMTSSHRGTIEQVRQAFNILWRADVDPSALQCPIPEGKYSRLEYNCSGKHAGMLAVCQQCNWSLNNYLQRKHPVQQLILTKVSELLRMPAEEFINAHDDCGAPTYLMQLGQMASLYAQLASRSSLDIERIVRAMTHHSVMVAGEGELDTELMRLALGDVVSKAGAEGVQCIARLGEGMGLAIKVMDGAKRAKYAVAIHLLKQLGWITPSVAEALSEKFMNLGKYKRLEVIGELSIL
- a CDS encoding WcaI family glycosyltransferase; the protein is MRILIYSYNYSPEPIGIAPLMTELAEGLVKRGHQVRVVTAMPNYPERRIYENYRGKWFVSEYKNGVQIQRSYVWIRPQPNLIDRLLLDASFVLTSFFPAIAGWRPDVILSTSPSLPVCLPTAFLGWLYRCPVVLNLQDILPDAALHVGLLKNKLLIKVLTALEKFAYHSATKISVIADGFVENLQKKGVALGKIAQIPNWVDINFVRPLPKENNAFRVAHNLDGKFVVLYSGNIALTQGLETVVTAASLLRHIPEITFVIVGEAKGLQRLQMACTESGADNVLLLPFQPRESLPELLAAADVGLVVQKKNVISFNMPSKIQILLGSGRAVVGSVPSNGTAARAIKQSAGGVVVPPEKPEALAKAILDLYNNPEKVKTLGCNSRKFAVEQYAFEQALTRYESLFYSVLAEDSTIEPLVNSFAQKRLLLRPKESR
- the glnA gene encoding type I glutamate--ammonia ligase, whose amino-acid sequence is MTTPQEVLKQIQDNNIQMIDLKFIDTPGIWQHLTLFHNQIDESSFTDGVPFDGSSIRGWKTINESDMSMVLDPNTAWIDPFMQEPTLSIICSIKEPRTGEWYSRCPRVIAQKAIDYLVSTGLGETAFFGPEAEFFIFDDVRFDQTAHQGYYYVDSVEGRWNSGKEEGPNLGYKPPFKQGYFPVPPTDTFQDIRTEMLLTMAKCGVPIEKQHHEVATGGQCELGFKFGKLIEAADWLMTYKYVIKNVAKKYGKTVTFMPKPIFGDNGSGMHTHQSIWKDGQPLFAGDKYAGLSEMALHYIGGILKHAPALLAITNPTTNSYKRLVPGYEAPVNLAYSQGNRSASIRIPLSGTNPKAKRLEFRCPDATSNPYLAFAAMLCAGIDGIKNKIDPGEPLDKNIYELSPEELAKVPSTPGSLELALEALEKDHAFLTESGVFTEDFLETWISYKLDNEVNPMRLRPHPYEFALYYDV
- the yqeK gene encoding bis(5'-nucleosyl)-tetraphosphatase (symmetrical) YqeK; translation: MREKVLTWLTQNVPTPRVNHILRVEQMAMDLAVHYKVDREKAAHAGLMHDLAKCFKPQKLLQMAHEEGLEVDEVMAANPHLLHADVSAIVARETFGVDDEEVLQAIANHTLGRPGMSQLCSIVFLADSIEPGRGDTPQLQSLRQLSRQNIHQAVALTCDFTLKLLLESSCLIHPRVILTRNWFLQKWKAKQPIVQKTV
- a CDS encoding CGLD27 family protein; the protein is MMKSSVSNCPVPSEQQPLNEYEELKSSWLFRDCTLNLREYITKIAWIWGISWLVAFPVAAASFAPHKQSAQFIISSIAGSSVGVVLVVARLYLGWSYIRDRLMSPIIFYEESGWYDGQNWMKPQEVLTRDRLIVSYSIKPIITRLKMTFAGLAVLFVAGTIVWHLV